A window of the Streptomyces sp. NBC_01351 genome harbors these coding sequences:
- a CDS encoding GNAT family N-acetyltransferase, translating to MSSLTAEVLDPATRPTAADFPALDRPPVIWEDDRWWRFTERTDLHETRYLGVYEQGSLVALAPLLVTRDGGGLLFYDAPKMVGDLNAFGDPERLPELGRARWEELAAALPDARRDQYPSVALSVFGSHHGIVHATGRTGAEQREVLAELPRLLDDAARTLGCRSNALLYVTDEQAEAIGPAAEALGHTPAVLGAESVMRLEAADWDTYLSGLTSKKRMRTNRELRQYAEAGFRTVIREGPDALSDAITDLQVGLRAKYGLPGGRPRVQRDFDAIRETVGDSILVISAELDGETVGFCLYLRSGDAVYGRTAGYDDDRAKGVYFVLTYYESIRWCLANGVRDIWYGLAAYDAKKLRGCDLEQRQGWFRFTGSGHETLTETIRLQSTGEDCRLRSLGPNSTTSQGD from the coding sequence GTGAGCTCACTGACCGCCGAGGTCCTCGACCCCGCGACCCGCCCCACCGCCGCGGACTTCCCGGCGCTGGACCGGCCGCCGGTCATCTGGGAGGACGACCGCTGGTGGCGGTTCACCGAACGCACCGACCTGCACGAGACCCGCTACCTCGGCGTGTACGAACAGGGCTCGCTCGTGGCCCTGGCCCCGCTGCTGGTGACCCGCGACGGCGGCGGACTGCTCTTCTACGACGCCCCCAAGATGGTCGGCGACCTGAACGCATTCGGTGACCCCGAGCGGCTGCCGGAGCTCGGCCGGGCCCGCTGGGAGGAGCTCGCCGCCGCACTTCCGGACGCACGCCGCGACCAGTACCCCTCGGTTGCCCTGTCCGTCTTCGGCTCCCACCACGGCATCGTCCACGCCACCGGACGCACCGGAGCAGAACAGCGGGAGGTCCTCGCCGAGCTGCCCCGCCTGCTCGACGACGCGGCCCGCACCCTCGGCTGCCGCAGCAACGCCCTGCTGTACGTCACGGACGAACAAGCCGAGGCCATCGGCCCGGCCGCCGAGGCGCTGGGCCACACGCCGGCCGTGCTGGGTGCGGAGTCCGTGATGCGGCTCGAGGCCGCGGACTGGGACACGTACCTGTCCGGGCTGACGAGCAAGAAGCGCATGCGGACCAACCGCGAGCTGCGCCAGTACGCGGAGGCCGGCTTCCGGACCGTGATCCGTGAAGGCCCCGACGCCTTGTCGGACGCGATCACCGACCTGCAGGTGGGGCTGCGCGCCAAGTACGGACTGCCCGGCGGCCGCCCGCGCGTGCAGAGGGACTTCGACGCCATCCGGGAGACCGTCGGCGACAGCATCCTCGTGATCAGCGCCGAACTCGACGGCGAGACCGTCGGCTTCTGCCTCTACCTCCGGTCGGGCGATGCGGTGTACGGGCGGACCGCCGGCTACGACGACGACCGGGCAAAGGGCGTCTACTTCGTCCTCACCTACTACGAGTCCATCCGCTGGTGTCTGGCCAACGGAGTCCGCGACATCTGGTACGGCCTCGCCGCCTACGACGCGAAGAAGCTTCGCGGATGCGACCTCGAGCAGCGCCAGGGCTGGTTCCGCTTCACCGGCTCCGGCCACGAGACCCTCACCGAGACCATCCGCCTGCAGAGCACCGGCGAGGACTGCCGGCTGCGCAGCCTCGGCCCGAACAGCACCACCTCACAAGGAGACTGA
- a CDS encoding aminotransferase class IV codes for MVRIAINGRPARVEDLHRAAAWNYGHFTSMQVRQGAVRGLELHLERMRIASRALFNSAVDTDPARIQALLRRSTDAGLNASVRVTVIPHESSPVHTDVIVAVSDPASDTPRPALRVRSTIYERDLAHLKHMATMGLTYQALQARKDGYDDVLFIGRDGLVREGSVWNVAFWDGEQVIWPKADVLPGVTMQLLQAGLTQVGVPWTMRPVRADELPLLLSAVAVNSHCPSQPIACVNDAAFIGDAGALVKALDAAWATAEWVSLD; via the coding sequence ATGGTGCGCATCGCGATCAATGGCAGACCGGCCCGGGTTGAGGATCTGCATCGGGCCGCTGCCTGGAATTACGGGCACTTCACGTCGATGCAGGTGCGCCAGGGTGCCGTTCGCGGACTGGAGCTGCACCTTGAGCGGATGCGGATAGCCTCCCGTGCACTGTTCAACAGCGCGGTCGACACAGATCCCGCTCGGATACAGGCCTTGTTGCGCCGGTCGACCGATGCGGGGTTGAACGCTTCGGTGCGGGTCACTGTCATTCCGCACGAGAGTTCACCGGTTCACACCGACGTCATCGTTGCGGTCAGTGACCCCGCGTCCGATACGCCCCGCCCGGCGCTGCGGGTACGTTCCACGATCTATGAACGAGACCTTGCTCACCTGAAGCACATGGCGACCATGGGTCTCACTTACCAAGCGCTGCAAGCCCGAAAGGACGGATACGACGACGTCCTGTTCATCGGCCGGGACGGCCTGGTGCGCGAAGGTTCGGTGTGGAACGTGGCGTTCTGGGACGGCGAACAGGTCATCTGGCCCAAGGCCGACGTGCTGCCCGGGGTCACGATGCAACTCCTTCAGGCGGGCCTGACGCAGGTTGGGGTGCCGTGGACCATGCGCCCGGTGCGAGCGGACGAACTTCCGTTGCTGCTGTCCGCCGTGGCTGTCAACTCGCACTGCCCCAGCCAGCCAATCGCGTGTGTCAACGATGCTGCCTTCATAGGCGACGCAGGAGCACTGGTCAAAGCTCTCGATGCGGCCTGGGCCACAGCCGAGTGGGTTTCGCTGGACTAG
- a CDS encoding transposase, giving the protein MERLPAYAPELNPVELLWSSLKKRELANLAGDHLADVADATEQGIHRINHNRQLPWSFLAHTGLTIHPPHPLNLRKDQ; this is encoded by the coding sequence CTGGAGCGATTACCCGCCTACGCTCCCGAGCTCAACCCGGTGGAGCTGCTGTGGTCCTCACTCAAGAAACGTGAACTCGCCAACCTCGCCGGCGACCACCTCGCCGATGTCGCCGACGCCACCGAGCAAGGCATCCACCGCATCAACCACAACCGGCAACTGCCATGGTCCTTCCTCGCCCACACCGGCCTGACCATCCACCCACCACACCCACTGAACTTACGAAAAGATCAGTAA
- a CDS encoding ATP-grasp domain-containing protein, producing MTEHVLIVGGGREIPGLIREAGGPDVATTILCRMDFLPKIRKPGQHDRVLALRREAPDEEWIALAAAVHARHPFTRVGTFGERDQDRAAAVAEALGLPCHTPQTIAYVHDKHAMRRRLAEIGVDETPVARVADAAELRSFLAEHGTPCVVKPVQGAASFGVSVVRSVEEADAAFARASRDFEVIPDAGVLVERFHEGPQFSVEAFSEEGEHEILAVTRKFSDPVGFVELGHVVPAELTPDQTESVHDYVRRLLDGLGIGYGVTHTEIVLTTAGPRVIETHVRLAGDEIPYLVQDVTGVDLVDCVVRQTLGQSVLADIRKTLADPGVDRRPEAIWFAVPQARGTLAAVNGLADAAGLPGVVTAEALLDAGDALGDLDSSESRAAFVRARGADAAEAVARAREAVAGLDFMVRVSGDTGTGSCSEAWA from the coding sequence ATGACCGAACACGTGCTCATCGTCGGTGGCGGCCGGGAGATCCCCGGCCTGATCCGTGAAGCCGGAGGCCCGGACGTGGCCACCACCATCCTGTGCCGCATGGACTTCCTCCCCAAGATCCGCAAGCCCGGTCAGCACGACCGGGTCCTCGCCCTGCGCCGCGAGGCGCCCGACGAGGAGTGGATCGCGCTTGCCGCGGCGGTGCACGCCCGTCATCCCTTCACCCGGGTCGGCACGTTCGGCGAGCGCGACCAGGACCGCGCCGCGGCCGTGGCCGAGGCTCTGGGCCTGCCCTGCCACACCCCCCAGACCATCGCGTACGTGCACGACAAGCACGCGATGCGCCGCCGGCTCGCGGAGATCGGGGTCGACGAGACACCCGTGGCGCGGGTCGCGGACGCCGCCGAACTGCGGTCCTTCCTCGCCGAGCACGGGACACCCTGCGTGGTGAAGCCCGTCCAGGGCGCCGCGAGCTTCGGCGTCTCCGTGGTGCGGAGCGTCGAGGAGGCCGACGCGGCCTTCGCGCGCGCCTCCCGCGACTTCGAGGTGATCCCGGACGCCGGAGTACTCGTGGAGCGCTTCCACGAGGGCCCTCAGTTCAGCGTCGAGGCCTTCTCCGAGGAGGGAGAGCACGAGATCCTCGCGGTCACCCGCAAGTTCTCCGACCCGGTCGGTTTCGTCGAGCTCGGCCACGTCGTGCCCGCCGAACTCACCCCGGATCAGACCGAGTCGGTCCACGACTACGTACGCCGACTGCTCGACGGCCTGGGCATCGGTTACGGCGTCACCCATACCGAGATCGTGCTGACGACCGCCGGGCCGCGCGTCATCGAGACCCACGTGCGGCTCGCCGGGGACGAGATCCCGTACCTCGTCCAGGATGTCACCGGCGTGGACCTGGTCGACTGCGTGGTCCGCCAGACCCTGGGCCAGTCCGTGCTCGCCGACATCCGCAAAACCCTCGCGGACCCGGGTGTGGACCGGCGCCCCGAGGCGATCTGGTTCGCGGTACCGCAGGCACGTGGCACGCTCGCGGCGGTCAACGGCCTGGCCGACGCCGCCGGGCTGCCGGGCGTCGTGACGGCCGAGGCGCTTCTCGACGCGGGCGATGCTCTGGGGGACCTGGACAGTTCCGAGTCTCGGGCCGCCTTCGTCCGGGCTCGAGGCGCGGACGCGGCCGAGGCCGTCGCGCGGGCCCGGGAGGCCGTGGCGGGACTGGACTTCATGGTCCGGGTATCCGGCGACACCGGCACCGGTTCCTGCTCGGAGGCCTGGGCCTGA
- a CDS encoding alpha-hydroxy acid oxidase — translation MTTSPAGLPAYRRVSAAVGLQERARAVLPAAAYDFYAAGSDEQISTAEAVGTWRARRIAPRVLRDVSAVDTTVELLGSRLTSPVLAAPTAFHRMAHDEGEVATAAGIAAAGSLMVLSSRATRYPEDVAAAAGPWWYQVYWLRDRDITRRQVERATAAGARALVLTVDAPYVPPKATAGLPLPLPLDDELCRSVGLGTRLAGWEQDPALGLDAIGELGRLSGLPVLVKGVLRADDARECVAAGAAGVIVSNHGGRQLDRAVATADALPAIARAVGDAVPVLVDGGIRTGTDVLIALALGARAVLVGRPVLWALALDGADGVAALLDSYRTQLSMAMALAGASRVAEIDGSFLHC, via the coding sequence ATGACGACGAGTCCGGCCGGCCTTCCGGCCTACCGGCGGGTCTCGGCGGCGGTCGGGCTGCAGGAGCGGGCCCGCGCCGTCCTGCCCGCCGCGGCCTACGACTTCTACGCAGCCGGCTCCGACGAGCAGATCAGCACGGCGGAGGCCGTCGGGACTTGGCGGGCCCGGCGGATCGCCCCGCGGGTCCTGCGGGACGTGTCCGCCGTGGACACCACTGTGGAGCTGCTGGGCAGCCGGCTGACCTCGCCCGTGCTGGCCGCGCCGACCGCCTTCCACCGGATGGCGCACGACGAGGGCGAGGTGGCCACGGCCGCGGGCATCGCGGCGGCCGGCTCACTGATGGTGCTCTCCTCCCGGGCCACCCGGTACCCGGAGGACGTCGCGGCGGCAGCCGGTCCCTGGTGGTACCAGGTCTACTGGCTGCGGGACCGGGACATCACCCGCCGGCAGGTCGAGCGGGCCACCGCGGCCGGGGCTCGGGCGCTGGTCCTGACGGTCGATGCGCCGTACGTTCCGCCGAAGGCCACGGCCGGGCTCCCGTTGCCCCTGCCTCTGGACGACGAGTTGTGCCGGTCGGTCGGGCTCGGCACCCGGCTCGCGGGCTGGGAGCAGGACCCGGCCCTCGGCCTCGACGCGATCGGCGAACTGGGGCGGCTCTCCGGTCTTCCGGTGCTGGTCAAAGGCGTACTTCGGGCGGACGACGCGCGGGAGTGCGTGGCGGCGGGCGCGGCCGGGGTCATCGTCTCCAACCACGGCGGCCGCCAGCTCGACCGCGCCGTGGCCACGGCCGACGCCCTCCCGGCAATCGCCCGGGCCGTCGGCGATGCCGTCCCCGTCCTGGTGGACGGCGGCATCCGGACGGGTACGGATGTGCTGATAGCCCTGGCGCTAGGAGCCCGTGCCGTCCTCGTGGGACGGCCGGTGCTGTGGGCGCTCGCGCTCGACGGCGCTGACGGGGTAGCCGCGCTGCTGGATTCGTACCGCACGCAACTGTCGATGGCCATGGCCTTGGCCGGCGCGTCCCGGGTCGCGGAGATCGACGGAAGTTTCCTCCACTGCTGA
- a CDS encoding Ldh family oxidoreductase, which produces MTSTTTAHEPADPAAAKVPARLAADTATAVATAALRAAGVPDGDAHDVAAALTDTSLRGIDTHGLRLLPQYLTELQERIATARPDITVVRDSGAAVMLDADGALGVVAGLAAARIAAERAREHGVAAVGVRNSNHFGAASVYSRHLAAEGLVGIVTTSAASRVAPFSGTQPLYGTNPLSFAAADDGDEFALDMATSQVCFGEIKERRKHGRALDSGWATDVDGRLATDPEDAYALSPLGGYKGQGLAMVATLLGAVLTGSPADWHLEHIGSSTPGRSRNIGHFLICLDPAAFAGTESFAAGFSDLVTTTRQSRSGVDAALPVLVPGDPQRQTAEERAAHGIPLDEPTARAFAELAARHGIEAGA; this is translated from the coding sequence ATGACCAGCACGACCACCGCGCATGAACCCGCCGACCCCGCAGCGGCCAAGGTGCCCGCGCGGCTCGCGGCGGACACCGCCACGGCCGTCGCCACGGCCGCCCTCCGCGCGGCGGGCGTCCCCGACGGCGACGCCCACGACGTGGCCGCCGCACTGACCGACACCTCCCTGCGCGGCATCGACACGCACGGCCTGCGACTGCTCCCGCAGTACCTCACCGAACTCCAGGAGCGGATCGCCACCGCACGGCCCGACATCACCGTCGTACGGGACTCCGGCGCGGCCGTGATGCTCGACGCCGACGGCGCCCTCGGTGTGGTGGCCGGCCTCGCCGCCGCGCGCATCGCCGCCGAGCGGGCCCGCGAACACGGCGTGGCGGCGGTCGGCGTCCGCAACTCCAACCACTTCGGCGCCGCGTCCGTCTACAGCCGCCATCTCGCCGCCGAGGGCCTGGTCGGCATCGTGACCACCTCCGCGGCATCCCGCGTCGCCCCCTTCTCGGGCACGCAGCCGCTGTACGGCACGAATCCACTCAGCTTCGCCGCCGCCGACGACGGCGACGAGTTCGCCCTCGACATGGCCACCAGCCAGGTCTGCTTCGGCGAGATCAAGGAGCGGCGCAAGCACGGCCGCGCCCTCGACAGCGGCTGGGCCACCGACGTCGACGGACGCCTCGCCACCGACCCGGAGGACGCGTACGCCCTGTCCCCGCTCGGCGGCTACAAGGGGCAGGGCCTCGCCATGGTCGCCACGCTCCTCGGCGCCGTCCTCACCGGCTCGCCGGCGGACTGGCACCTGGAGCACATCGGCTCGTCCACCCCCGGCCGCAGCCGCAACATCGGCCACTTCCTCATCTGTCTCGACCCGGCCGCCTTCGCCGGCACGGAGAGCTTCGCCGCCGGCTTCAGCGATCTGGTGACCACGACCCGGCAGTCCCGCTCCGGCGTCGACGCTGCTCTGCCCGTCCTGGTGCCGGGCGATCCGCAGCGGCAGACCGCCGAGGAACGGGCCGCCCATGGCATCCCGCTCGACGAGCCCACCGCGCGCGCGTTCGCGGAGCTCGCCGCCCGCCACGGAATCGAGGCCGGCGCGTGA
- a CDS encoding ATP-grasp domain-containing protein produces MILVLISPRNAGLPFAEWLGEEAGRLLAVTGRGVDPGPGFLDTETVSDYFDDASVLEAARRLYERHEVTRVLALAEVDVERAARLREELGLPGQRPESARAYRDKVRMKELAAEGGVRVPAFAPLASEADVLAFMAAHPGPVVVKPRGGSGSTGVAVLETSADLPSVAGRIRSGDHEVEEFVAGRFCHVDALHVGGEPVVSIPSVYTDGGCLSHWTDSGNGSWMLEADDPLHARLVAETWRLVAALPPAPSLFVHAEFFVTDADEIVLCEIAGRVGGTPIPAMLEVVLGLDPRHLWARIECGLPVNLDAVRDHARSAPLVANFGLPPRNGRITRIPNEPPTCAQEFAVLAEEGEDWGGDRYRARKSGDFIATWLVTARSAGELLALVAKSEAEAEAAFGWDLVSEETP; encoded by the coding sequence GTGATCCTGGTCCTCATCAGCCCGCGCAACGCCGGACTCCCCTTCGCCGAATGGCTCGGCGAGGAGGCGGGCCGGCTGCTCGCCGTCACCGGGCGCGGGGTCGACCCCGGCCCCGGCTTCCTCGATACCGAGACCGTCTCCGACTACTTCGACGACGCGTCCGTATTGGAGGCCGCACGCCGCCTGTACGAGCGGCACGAGGTCACCCGCGTCCTGGCGCTGGCCGAGGTCGACGTGGAGCGCGCCGCGCGGTTGCGCGAGGAGCTCGGCCTGCCGGGCCAGCGCCCCGAGAGCGCCCGCGCGTACCGGGACAAGGTCCGCATGAAGGAGCTCGCCGCCGAAGGCGGGGTCCGGGTGCCGGCCTTCGCGCCCCTGGCGTCCGAGGCCGATGTCCTCGCCTTCATGGCGGCCCACCCCGGCCCGGTCGTGGTCAAGCCGCGCGGCGGCTCCGGTTCCACCGGCGTGGCCGTCCTGGAAACGTCCGCGGATCTCCCGTCCGTGGCAGGACGGATCCGCTCCGGGGACCACGAGGTGGAGGAGTTCGTGGCCGGCCGGTTCTGCCATGTCGACGCCCTGCACGTGGGCGGCGAACCGGTGGTCTCGATCCCGTCCGTGTACACCGACGGCGGCTGTCTGTCGCACTGGACCGACTCCGGCAACGGAAGCTGGATGCTGGAGGCGGACGACCCGCTCCACGCCCGGCTGGTCGCGGAGACCTGGCGGCTCGTGGCCGCGCTGCCACCCGCGCCCTCGCTCTTCGTCCACGCGGAGTTCTTCGTGACGGACGCGGACGAGATCGTGCTCTGCGAGATCGCGGGCCGAGTCGGCGGCACCCCGATCCCGGCCATGCTCGAGGTCGTACTGGGCCTCGACCCGAGGCACCTGTGGGCCAGGATCGAGTGCGGACTGCCCGTGAACCTGGACGCGGTCCGGGACCACGCCCGGTCGGCGCCGCTCGTCGCCAACTTCGGCCTGCCGCCGCGGAACGGGCGGATCACCCGGATCCCGAACGAACCGCCCACCTGCGCCCAGGAATTCGCCGTGCTCGCCGAGGAAGGCGAGGACTGGGGCGGCGACCGCTACCGGGCCCGCAAGTCCGGTGACTTCATCGCCACCTGGCTGGTGACCGCCCGGTCGGCCGGGGAGCTGCTCGCCCTCGTGGCCAAGAGCGAAGCCGAGGCCGAGGCCGCCTTCGGCTGGGACCTCGTATCGGAGGAAACACCGTGA
- a CDS encoding branched-chain amino acid transaminase, whose amino-acid sequence MPLIPTPFIWMDGDLVPWDDAKVHVLTPSLHYGWGVYEGIRAYATDTGSAVFRLREHIARLRDSARVYLMELPWTDEELVEAVRELCRVNGQDSCYIRPIAYLGYGEMGVAPQLDAVRVSIAVWPWGSYLGDKAETEGCRLIVSNWQRNSNQTVPPLAKATGAYVNSALAKVGAQRAGYDDALMLTANGHIAEASAANLFLVRNGALITPPVSDGILPGITRDSVITFARDLGLQVTERSIPRSEVYIADEAFLTGTAAEIVPVASVDERPVGAGGVGPVTKQLRELFQEVVRGREESYASWLEHV is encoded by the coding sequence GTGCCACTGATCCCGACCCCCTTCATCTGGATGGACGGCGACCTGGTCCCCTGGGACGACGCGAAGGTGCACGTGCTCACGCCGAGCCTGCACTACGGATGGGGCGTCTACGAGGGCATCCGTGCCTACGCGACCGACACCGGGTCCGCCGTGTTCCGGCTGCGCGAGCACATCGCCCGGCTGCGCGATTCGGCCCGCGTCTACCTCATGGAACTCCCCTGGACCGACGAGGAGCTCGTCGAGGCGGTCCGCGAGCTGTGCCGAGTCAACGGCCAGGACTCCTGCTACATCCGGCCCATCGCCTACCTCGGATACGGGGAGATGGGCGTGGCCCCGCAGCTCGACGCGGTCCGCGTGTCCATAGCCGTCTGGCCCTGGGGCTCGTACCTCGGCGACAAGGCGGAGACCGAGGGCTGCCGCCTGATCGTCAGCAACTGGCAGCGCAACTCGAACCAGACGGTTCCCCCGCTGGCCAAGGCCACCGGCGCCTACGTCAACAGTGCGCTGGCCAAGGTGGGCGCGCAGCGCGCCGGCTACGACGACGCGCTGATGCTGACCGCGAACGGCCACATCGCGGAGGCCTCGGCCGCCAACCTGTTCCTCGTCCGGAACGGCGCCCTGATCACCCCGCCCGTCAGCGACGGCATCCTGCCCGGCATAACCCGCGACAGCGTCATCACCTTCGCCCGCGACCTCGGGCTGCAGGTCACCGAACGCAGCATCCCTCGCAGCGAGGTGTACATCGCCGACGAGGCCTTCCTCACCGGCACGGCCGCGGAGATCGTCCCGGTGGCCTCCGTGGACGAGCGGCCGGTCGGCGCGGGCGGTGTCGGCCCGGTCACCAAGCAGCTGCGCGAGCTGTTCCAGGAGGTCGTGCGAGGCCGCGAAGAGTCGTACGCGAGCTGGCTGGAGCACGTATGA
- a CDS encoding MFS transporter has translation MSGTEARQNGRIARFLLAILPRTPAGRKLAAGATVDSVGSGMFLAASTLYFVTVVGLPATQVGVVLSVAGVVGLLSPVPLGRLADRIGPTKVYVGLLAARGVGYAGFALVDGFWPYAILTCVLTALDRGCSPLQQVVVGLIEGGGNQTRTMASIRSVRNIGLTAGFLLAGAVLAIEHRAAFAALFLGNSLTFFVIAVVVERLRRKTAVTDRRVEATKASADPAAASVRSPFRDLRFMLFTVSNGVLALHDSVLFVLLPLWLATSTTAPAAAVSVLLAVNTVLTVLLQVYVAKFAETTARALKLVWAALLPLLLSCGVFAGAEHVSVWPAVAFAVLAVVLLTVGENLHAVAAWNLSYEMAPAPARARYLATFSLGVTGQQILGPVLMTAVMLPLGSIGWALLAVVFALAALVVRATGGPRAEPEPVLAAPSTPTPTEVTT, from the coding sequence ATGAGCGGGACCGAGGCCCGGCAGAACGGGAGGATCGCGCGCTTCCTGCTCGCGATCCTGCCCAGGACCCCCGCGGGACGGAAGCTGGCGGCGGGCGCCACGGTCGACTCCGTCGGCTCCGGCATGTTCCTCGCCGCCTCGACGCTGTACTTCGTCACCGTGGTCGGCCTGCCGGCCACCCAGGTCGGCGTGGTGCTCTCCGTCGCGGGCGTCGTCGGACTGCTCAGCCCCGTGCCGCTCGGCCGGCTTGCCGACCGCATCGGCCCCACCAAGGTGTACGTGGGACTGCTCGCGGCCCGCGGCGTCGGCTACGCCGGCTTCGCACTGGTCGACGGCTTCTGGCCGTACGCGATCCTGACCTGCGTGCTGACCGCGCTGGACCGGGGCTGTTCGCCGCTGCAGCAGGTCGTGGTCGGGCTCATCGAAGGCGGCGGGAACCAGACCCGGACGATGGCCTCGATCCGCTCGGTGCGCAACATCGGGCTGACGGCAGGCTTCCTGCTGGCCGGCGCGGTGCTGGCGATCGAGCACCGGGCGGCGTTCGCCGCGCTGTTCCTGGGCAACTCCCTCACCTTCTTCGTCATCGCCGTGGTGGTGGAGCGGCTGCGGCGCAAGACAGCGGTCACGGACCGGCGGGTGGAGGCGACGAAGGCATCCGCGGACCCGGCGGCGGCAAGCGTCCGCAGTCCCTTCCGAGACCTGCGCTTCATGCTGTTCACCGTCTCGAACGGTGTGCTGGCCCTGCACGACTCGGTGCTCTTCGTCTTGCTGCCGCTATGGCTGGCCACCTCCACCACCGCGCCCGCCGCGGCCGTTTCGGTGCTGCTCGCGGTGAACACCGTGCTCACCGTGCTGCTGCAGGTCTACGTCGCCAAGTTCGCCGAGACCACCGCCCGCGCGCTCAAGCTCGTCTGGGCCGCGCTACTCCCCCTACTGCTGTCCTGCGGCGTCTTCGCGGGCGCGGAGCACGTCTCGGTCTGGCCCGCCGTGGCCTTCGCCGTGCTCGCGGTCGTCCTGCTGACCGTCGGCGAGAACCTGCATGCCGTGGCGGCCTGGAACCTGTCCTACGAGATGGCCCCCGCGCCCGCCCGCGCCCGCTACCTCGCCACCTTCAGCCTCGGCGTGACGGGCCAGCAGATCCTGGGACCTGTGCTGATGACCGCCGTGATGCTGCCGCTGGGCAGCATCGGCTGGGCGCTGCTGGCCGTGGTCTTCGCGCTGGCCGCTCTGGTCGTACGGGCCACCGGCGGCCCGCGTGCAGAGCCTGAACCGGTGCTCGCCGCCCCCTCCACCCCCACACCCACAGAGGTGACAACATGA
- a CDS encoding dipeptide epimerase: MKLYVHEIRLTDHDVWRSAREAIPEQPGLLIELTAGGVSGFGEASAFMTDRYNSALAAMHDDLRRVADTVRALPADDPEGSWAVLAPLLAGSPFTLAALDVAAHDLAARLAGVPLWKHLGADEPGALHSSYSIGLDEPAVMVRKLLERPGWPAYKVKLAGPGDLHILRALREHTDAPFYVDGNCGWNLPDTLATLDSMAALGVELLEQPFPREHWDDARALKAASPIPVFADESITGPHDLDACTDAFDGVNLKLMKAGGITPALRMLRRARAAGLGTMLGCMPESSAGVSATAHLGPYVDHLDADSIALLAVDTGVGILLDDHGRITLPHAPGTGFVPDFTGPAFTVRPTAGEMTDWDSGQLSAYRDGTEVASVSVRRRPLPGCAPSQHVRQLADLSTAGGASDPELTALLRTAVTRAVADGAHTVWMHAEPAVPAAAHATGFTPHDGHTDTLLVWKANPHDQHDHRA, translated from the coding sequence ATGAAGCTCTACGTCCACGAGATCAGACTCACCGACCACGATGTCTGGCGCAGCGCCCGGGAGGCCATTCCCGAGCAGCCGGGCCTGCTGATCGAACTCACTGCCGGCGGAGTATCCGGCTTCGGCGAGGCCTCGGCTTTCATGACCGACCGCTACAACTCCGCTCTCGCAGCCATGCACGACGACCTGCGCCGGGTCGCGGACACGGTGCGTGCCCTCCCGGCCGACGATCCCGAGGGCAGTTGGGCCGTACTGGCCCCCCTGCTCGCAGGCTCCCCCTTCACCTTGGCGGCCCTTGACGTCGCCGCGCACGACCTGGCGGCACGGCTCGCCGGTGTGCCCCTGTGGAAGCACCTCGGCGCGGACGAGCCCGGCGCGCTGCACTCCAGCTACAGCATCGGGCTCGACGAACCCGCCGTCATGGTGCGCAAGCTGCTGGAACGGCCGGGCTGGCCCGCCTACAAGGTCAAGCTCGCCGGACCCGGCGACCTGCACATCCTCCGGGCGCTGCGTGAACACACCGACGCACCGTTCTACGTGGACGGCAACTGCGGCTGGAATCTTCCGGACACGCTCGCCACGCTCGACTCCATGGCCGCGCTCGGCGTGGAACTGCTGGAGCAGCCCTTCCCCCGCGAGCACTGGGACGACGCCCGCGCGCTCAAGGCAGCCTCCCCGATTCCGGTGTTCGCCGACGAGAGCATCACCGGTCCGCACGACCTCGACGCCTGCACGGACGCGTTCGACGGCGTCAACCTCAAGCTCATGAAGGCGGGGGGCATCACTCCGGCGCTGCGGATGCTCCGCCGGGCGCGCGCCGCGGGCCTCGGCACGATGCTCGGCTGCATGCCGGAATCGAGCGCCGGTGTCTCGGCCACGGCCCACCTCGGCCCCTACGTCGACCACCTCGACGCCGACTCCATCGCCCTGCTCGCGGTGGACACCGGCGTCGGCATCCTGCTCGACGACCACGGCCGGATCACCCTGCCGCACGCCCCCGGCACCGGCTTCGTCCCGGACTTCACCGGTCCGGCGTTCACCGTGCGGCCCACCGCCGGCGAGATGACGGACTGGGACAGCGGGCAGCTGTCCGCGTACCGCGACGGCACGGAGGTCGCCTCGGTCAGCGTACGGCGCCGGCCGCTGCCGGGCTGCGCGCCATCCCAGCACGTCCGGCAGCTGGCCGACCTGTCCACAGCCGGCGGGGCGAGCGACCCGGAGCTCACCGCCCTGCTGCGCACGGCCGTCACCCGGGCCGTGGCCGACGGGGCCCACACGGTCTGGATGCACGCGGAGCCCGCGGTCCCGGCCGCCGCCCACGCCACCGGCTTCACGCCCCACGACGGCCACACCGACACCCTCTTGGTCTGGAAGGCGAACCCGCATGACCAGCACGACCACCGCGCATGA